CAAGAACTTCAACAACCTCGTAAGCACACTTCTTCAAGCTCGTCACTTTGATTGCATCGCTCCAGTTCTTGTACATCGCCCAAATATCACCAGTCTTGGGGAGGATAGTGTACTTGTTTTTGTTACTACTCTCTTGTTGTGCCTTTATCTGATGCGAAAAGCCATTCACCTTAGTGAGCGTCTCTCTCTGCTGACCTTCCTTCAAGGTGAATCTCCCACAAGTAACTGGCATTCTCTTGTCCCTCCACTGTGTAACATTTTCAGGAAGTGAGTCCAGCTCCAGCTTGTTGATCTGAAGCTTAAACACTGGCCTCCACTCCACCTTCTGAATCTTTGCGTAGTACTTGGGCAAGCCTTCCTCTTTGCAGTTCAACGACCAGATCTGACCAGCTGTGAACTTCCCCTCTGATCTCTCCGCGGTGAAGTCATGGAACTCGAAGTTAGGAATGACGACACAGTCTGGCTCTGATGAAGGCGGAGGAGAGCGATGATGGCGAACTTGGTTTGATCTCACCACAGGAACAGCTTCTTCTCCACCTTCTTCTATCATTTGTGGTAACGCAGCTGTATCAAGCTCATAAGAGCCAACGGGAACACCGCTCCTTTCTTTCCCCGTCAGTTTAGTCGAAGGGATGCTGTGAGAGAATCTAAGCAATTCATGAGGAGGAATCTGAAACGCAGCCGCAGAAACTCGATGAAAGACACTTGCAAAGCCTTTTACTTTACGCAGAAACGCAACCGTTATAGGCAACCCTTCAGCATATTGTGACAAGATCTCAACGAACTCGTACTTATACTCATGACCCAGGCCACCAGAGGAGGGCCAGTTGATGTCCCAGTTCTTGAACAGAGCCCACGTTTCTCCCATCATTGGATACACACAGACAATGTCTTTGCTGCCTCTTACTGTGGGACTGATCAGGTGAGAGAAGGATGGAGTTTCGCTTGCGTTGTCATCTCCGACGAGCTGGTACTTACCAACGGATACAGGTAACTTTCCGCGAGCCCACCCTTTTGCTCTCTCGTCATCTGGTTTGTGCTCTAGCCACGTTATCTTGAGCGTGAAGTTAGGTTTCCTTATGACTTTCCTGATGTTGGCATAGTAACGAGGCATTTTATCCTTGTCATCATACATCGCCCATATTTGACCAGCTTTGAAACAGCTCTCTTCTCTTAACTTGTCGAAGTTTGTGAAGTCAGGATCAGCACACTGGAGAATCTCCATGTCTGATGCCATCCCTGAAGAGGCACGAGATCCCCTTGAGCTTCCCACTTGGTCATCTTTAGCCTTCTCCTTCCTGTTTCTCCCATTGGGCAAGGTCTCTTCATATAAAACCTTCTGCTTGCTACGGACAGACCTCCCAGAACGCTGTCCACCAGTTGCTGCAACTTCTTCACACTCAAAGCTACCCTCGCTGTCATCAGATTCAactatcttcttcctctttccgTTTCCATTGATGTGCTCAGCAGAACTTCCAGAGCTTTTTGCTTTAGAAGCCTCTTTCCTTGGGGCGACTCTGACAGAGCTCTCCGGCTGCTGCTTATGCGCTGCTGCCTCTTGAGCTGGAGCCTTGCTCTGTTGGTAGAAGGAGAAAGTCGGCTGAGCCGGTGGAGCCTGAAAAGCGGTTTGAAAAGCAACGGACAGCTTGCCACAGCTCGGACAAATCACTTGCTTGTGTAGAAACTCCTTCACACACTCATGCTTTATGTGACAAAAGGCGCAACAGGCCCAAAAGGTCCGGCTTTCACTAAAACCAGTCGGTTGAGGAGCCTGAGCTTGAGGTTTCGCCTGGTTCGTGAAGCTGCTCCTCGCCGCATTAAAGACAGGAGCAGTGTAAAAAGGCCTAGGCGGAGGAGCGTGTTGTTGATAAGAAGGTACTCCTGGTGCATGCCTCTTAAAAGGTTTGCGTTTCATGTCATGAACCCTCCTCTTGTCTTTATCCAAGAGAACCCTCTGAGCTTCCCCAATCATCTTGAAAGCAGCTTCGGCGCCCGGGAGCTTGTTCTTGTCAGGATGGAGATGAAGCGCGAACTTCCTGTACTGTTTCTTGATGGCGTTGTCGTCTGCGTTGTACTCAACTTGGAGAATCTTGTACCAGTCAGTCTCGTCACCGGACTTCTCCTGCGCCGCGCAGTGAACGTCGCAGACCATTATCATGTGAGCGATGTTCTCAAGCGTCTCGTCCATCTTCTGAGCCTTGACAGCGACTCTACGAGCAGTGGGGAAGTCTGATTTACTCATCCAGTCTTCTGCTAGCCCTTTGGCTCTAAGAGCCTCGTCTTTGTTGCTCATACTGACCCTACAACAGACACAATTCGAGTTCAGAGAGTAGATCAAAAGCCGGAAACACCAAAGATAACAGCTTTCAACAAAATCCAACTCAGACATTCAGACATGCGAACCAAACGACGCAAAAAAAGAggggtttttttaaaaaacacacATCGACGGAAGAAACGATTTCGAAACAAGACACGAGCTACTGAGTGAGAATAGAGTGTCGGAAAACTCACCGGAGGAAAGAGAGACGAACggtctagagagagagaaagggaaagG
This genomic stretch from Brassica napus cultivar Da-Ae chromosome C9, Da-Ae, whole genome shotgun sequence harbors:
- the LOC106387811 gene encoding uncharacterized protein LOC106387811, which encodes MSNKDEALRAKGLAEDWMSKSDFPTARRVAVKAQKMDETLENIAHMIMVCDVHCAAQEKSGDETDWYKILQVEYNADDNAIKKQYRKFALHLHPDKNKLPGAEAAFKMIGEAQRVLLDKDKRRVHDMKRKPFKRHAPGVPSYQQHAPPPRPFYTAPVFNAARSSFTNQAKPQAQAPQPTGFSESRTFWACCAFCHIKHECVKEFLHKQVICPSCGKLSVAFQTAFQAPPAQPTFSFYQQSKAPAQEAAAHKQQPESSVRVAPRKEASKAKSSGSSAEHINGNGKRKKIVESDDSEGSFECEEVAATGGQRSGRSVRSKQKVLYEETLPNGRNRKEKAKDDQVGSSRGSRASSGMASDMEILQCADPDFTNFDKLREESCFKAGQIWAMYDDKDKMPRYYANIRKVIRKPNFTLKITWLEHKPDDERAKGWARGKLPVSVGKYQLVGDDNASETPSFSHLISPTVRGSKDIVCVYPMMGETWALFKNWDINWPSSGGLGHEYKYEFVEILSQYAEGLPITVAFLRKVKGFASVFHRVSAAAFQIPPHELLRFSHSIPSTKLTGKERSGVPVGSYELDTAALPQMIEEGGEEAVPVVRSNQVRHHRSPPPSSEPDCVVIPNFEFHDFTAERSEGKFTAGQIWSLNCKEEGLPKYYAKIQKVEWRPVFKLQINKLELDSLPENVTQWRDKRMPVTCGRFTLKEGQQRETLTKVNGFSHQIKAQQESSNKNKYTILPKTGDIWAMYKNWSDAIKVTSLKKCAYEVVEVLDDDESHIEVMMLERVEGFTSVFKEKVEGGVDVRKTIPRCELLRFSHYVPAFRLTGERGGAVRGYVELDCTALSRNLLRS